A genomic segment from Petrotoga sp. 9PWA.NaAc.5.4 encodes:
- a CDS encoding nucleoside kinase: MKYQLKDVETGEIYEADENTKYIELAKEYEKRTGKIVLYVKVNNDIKELFAKVSKNGNIQFCDIQTPDGVRIYRRGLFFIFYIALKEINPKDKLYVNNTLSDAMYCELKLGEPSEEYLSCLENKMRDIVEQNIVFEKKTIDKFDAIEMFKRIGEEDKALLFKYRKKSTVNIYFAGKYFNYFYGYLPYSTGYLEKFKLKKVEKGFVILHPTEKSPNEVPEYIHSPKLFATFEEYKNWLDIMDIETVGELNLLISKGPESVREIIRVSEALHEKKYAQIADEIVKREKIRLITIAGPSSSGKTTSAKRVALQLKVHGLKPLSISLDDFFLEREKTPRDEDGNYDFESINALDLDLFNRIMKDLIEGKEVILPKFDFRTGTRSWQDKPLRIDQNHPVIIEGIHGLNEALTSAIPKDKKFKIYVSSLTQMNLDSMDRIPTTDTRLIRRIVRDYRFRGYSAESTLKMWPSVVKGEHRNIFPYQEEADVMFNSHLVYELAVLKNFAEPLLLSIDNSIPEYTEAKRLLRFLDYFLPITELDEIPRTSIIREFIGNSSFKY, translated from the coding sequence ATGAAATATCAGTTAAAAGATGTTGAAACGGGAGAAATTTATGAAGCCGATGAAAATACAAAGTATATAGAATTAGCAAAAGAATATGAAAAGAGAACAGGTAAGATAGTTTTATATGTAAAAGTAAATAATGATATAAAAGAACTTTTTGCCAAAGTTTCAAAAAACGGAAATATTCAGTTTTGTGATATTCAAACGCCTGATGGGGTTAGAATATATAGAAGAGGTTTGTTTTTTATATTTTATATAGCTTTGAAAGAAATTAATCCTAAAGACAAATTATACGTTAATAATACTTTAAGTGATGCAATGTACTGTGAATTAAAATTAGGGGAACCTTCTGAGGAGTATTTGAGTTGTTTGGAAAATAAAATGCGGGATATTGTGGAACAAAATATTGTTTTTGAAAAGAAAACCATTGATAAATTTGATGCGATAGAAATGTTTAAAAGAATTGGAGAAGAAGATAAGGCTTTACTCTTTAAATATAGAAAAAAAAGCACAGTTAATATATACTTTGCAGGGAAATATTTTAATTATTTTTATGGATATTTACCATACTCAACAGGTTATTTAGAAAAATTCAAATTAAAAAAAGTTGAAAAAGGTTTTGTCATTCTTCATCCTACAGAAAAATCTCCCAATGAAGTTCCCGAATATATACATTCTCCAAAGTTGTTTGCTACATTCGAAGAATATAAAAACTGGCTTGATATAATGGACATAGAAACAGTTGGTGAACTTAATTTACTTATTTCTAAGGGTCCTGAAAGTGTGAGAGAAATTATAAGAGTTTCAGAAGCTTTACATGAAAAAAAGTACGCTCAAATTGCTGATGAAATAGTAAAAAGGGAAAAGATAAGATTAATAACTATAGCGGGACCTTCATCTTCAGGTAAAACAACGAGTGCTAAAAGAGTAGCTCTTCAATTAAAGGTTCATGGATTAAAACCACTTTCTATCTCTTTAGACGATTTTTTCCTTGAAAGAGAAAAAACCCCTCGTGATGAGGATGGCAATTATGATTTTGAATCAATAAATGCGTTAGATTTAGACTTGTTTAATAGAATTATGAAAGATTTAATAGAGGGAAAGGAAGTAATATTACCCAAGTTTGATTTTAGAACAGGCACAAGATCATGGCAAGATAAACCACTAAGGATTGACCAAAATCATCCAGTTATTATTGAAGGAATTCATGGATTAAATGAAGCTCTTACTTCGGCTATTCCTAAGGATAAAAAATTTAAAATTTATGTGAGCTCATTAACTCAAATGAACTTAGATAGTATGGATAGAATTCCAACGACTGATACAAGGCTTATTAGAAGAATAGTTAGAGATTATCGTTTTAGAGGATATTCTGCAGAAAGTACTTTAAAAATGTGGCCTTCTGTTGTAAAAGGTGAACATAGAAATATATTTCCTTATCAAGAAGAAGCTGATGTTATGTTCAATTCACATTTGGTATATGAATTAGCAGTTTTAAAAAATTTTGCGGAACCGCTATTATTATCAATTGATAACTCTATTCCTGAATATACTGAAGCTAAAAGGTTATTGAGATTTTTAGATTATTTTCTACCTATTACGGAATTAGACGAAATCCCAAGAACTTCAATAATAAGAGAATTTATTGGTAATAGTTCTTTCAAATATTAG